A stretch of Salarias fasciatus chromosome 23, fSalaFa1.1, whole genome shotgun sequence DNA encodes these proteins:
- the efcab7 gene encoding EF-hand calcium-binding domain-containing protein 7, whose protein sequence is MSFQESPRAAEEEETFYVHCRAAYLAVFRSSLANISSKQQLCRVLQQAGRNPSHATLNKYWTNRTAKLNFDDFCEILKCEKKTEEIDLMRAFKKMDVNGDGYISHSELEMALTTRGEKMTNEEMNAIFSLADVNKDGKLDYAEFCRLLVSTVEQCQMAALERLEADAKQKRQNFGSQSYSPPKSSGSSASAAAAQVTAAQHAEPDATFKKDSRSSSRPSSARSRRSSLSNSVTVTSSSAKAGKIPEPLRLQEWNHSYVKGCFFLEDDGSISSLQYQLHLPQKSSVYLTIQPLSLSNRPDKPSSWMSVDTALFVMMAGGTKEDSTLVCFTESNDKEKCVWKGELNAGTYNLLPFTSGCRLKKRNKKSPSSKPVDLIHRSDTGEIDLTRELREVLSDIFEVIDLDDNGLLSLEEYNFFELRTSGEKCDKDAWAICKENFDMRKNQLTKQGFMELNLMEATEKDGDPADLWVTLEAMGYNRMLELVEACPFQIDVHCESTQLSIQPLSLDLGPKLLNQAIQKSITSRTGAKALRGHDNVFIYTFKGENRISSLIANKSNQKVTVHVNNEQSRNCCSSRGMTVFAVEVPARTKMVCQHVLPICEKQDWTYNCVETILSST, encoded by the exons TTCTCCAACAGGCTGGAAGAAATCCATCCCATGCTACCCTCAATAAATACTGGACAAATAGAACAGCTAAACTGAACTTTGATGATTTTTGTGAGATTCTCAAATGTGAGAAGAAAACTGAGGAAATTGATTTGATGAGAGCTTTCAAAAAGATGGATGTTAATGGTGATGGCTACATCTCCCACAGTGAACTGGAAATGGCCTTAACCACT agaggagagaagatgaCCAATGAGGAGATGAATGCCATTTTCTCGTTAGCTGATGTTAACAAAGATGGCAAACTGGACTATGCAGAG TTCTGCAGATTGCTTGTGTCTACAGTGGAGCAGTGTCAAATGGCTGCTTTGGAGAGGCTTGAGGCTGATGCCAAGCAAAAGAGACAGAACTTTGGCAGTCAATCATACAGCCCTCCAAAGAGCTCCGGATCGTCagcatctgctgcagcagcacaagtGACAGCAGCTCAGCATGCGGAGCCCGATGCAACATTCAAGAAAG ATAGCCGATCATCTTCCCGTCCCTCATCTGCTCGCAGCAGACGCTCGTCTCTCTCAAACTCGGTCACAGTGACATCCAGCAGCGCGAAGGCCGGCAAAATCCCAGAGCCTCTCCGTTTGCAG GAGTGGAACCACAGTTATGTGAAAGGATGCTTCTTCTTAGAAGACGACGGGAGCATCAGTTCTCTGCAGTACCAACTCCACCTCCCTCAGAAAAGCAGCGTCTACTTAACTATCCAGCCACTCAGCCTCAGCAACAGACCCG ACAAACCCTCATCATGGATGTCAGTGGACACAGCACTCTTTGTAATGATGGCTGGTGGAACCAAAGAAGACTCAACTTTAGTGTGTTTCACAGAGTCAAATgacaaagag AAGTGTGTTTGGAAAGGAGAACTAAATGCTGGGACGTACAACCTGCTTCCCTTCACCAGCGGCTGTAGGTTaaagaaaaggaacaaaaagaGCCCATCCAGTAAACCTGTGGATTTGATCCATAGGAGTGACACTGGAGAAATCGACCTCACCAGGGAGCTCAG GGAGGTGCTCTCTGACATCTTTGAAGTGATAGATCTGGATGATAATGGTTTACTCAGCTTGGAGGAATACAATTTCTTTGAGCTGAGAACCAGTGGAGAAAAGTGTGACAAAGATGCCTGGGCCATCTGTAAAG AAAACTTCGATATGAGAAAGAATCAGCTGACGAAACAGGGGTTCATGGAACTGAACCTGATGGAGGCTACAGAGAAAGATGGAGACCCAGCAGACCTGTGGGTCACTCTGGAAGCCATGGGCTACAACCGCATGCTTGAGCTAGTGGAG GCTTGTCCATTCCAGATTGATGTGCACTGTGAGAGCACTCAGTTGTCTATCCAGCCACTCAGTTTAGACTTGGGGCCAAAGCTTTTGAACCAGGCCATCCAGAAATCCATCACAAGTAGGACAGGTGCCAAAGCACTGAGAGgccatgacaatgttttcatctACACCTTCAAAGGAGAGAACAGGATCTCTTCACTCATAGCcaacaag AGTAACCAGAAAGTTACGGTTCATGTAAACAATGAGCAGAGCAggaactgctgcagcagccgagGCATGACTGTGTTTGCTGTAGAAGTGCCAGCTAGGACCAAGATG GTGTGCCAACATGTGCTACCCATTTGTGAAAAGCAGGACTGGACGTACAACTGTGTGGAGACCATACTGTCCAGCACATGA
- the pgm1 gene encoding phosphoglucomutase-1 — MVKITTVKTKPYTDQKPGTSGLRKRVTVFQQNQHYAENFIQSIISVIEPAERQAATLVVGGDGRFFMKDAIQLIVQIAAANGINHLVIGQNGIMSTPAVSCVIRKIKAVGGIILTASHNPGGPNGDFGIKYNISSGGPAPEGITNKIFDISKNLQEYLICPELKVDLSKIGKQTFEVDTFKPFTVEIVDSVEAYAEMLRGIFDFAALKELLSGPNHINVRLDAMHGVVGPYVKKIVCEELGSPANSAVNCVPQEDFGGHHPDPNLTYAADLVNTMKGGEYDFGAAFDGDGDRNMVLGKHGFFVNPSDSVAVIAANITGIPYFQKTGVKGLARSMPTSGALDNVAKALKMQLYETPTGWKFFGNLMDAGKLSLCGEESFGTGSDHIREKDGLWAVLAWLSILATRKQSVEEIMKDHWQKFGRNFFTRYDYEEVDSDAANKMIKDLETTMFDASFVGKKFSSGDKTYEVAVADNFAYTDPVDGSVSKNQGLRIIFSDGSRIIFRLSGTGSAGATIRLYIDSYEKDPQKIYQDPQVMLAPLVDIALKVSQLQEKTGRTGPTVIT; from the exons ATGGTGAAAATCACGACAGTGAAGACCAAGCCGTACACGGACCAGAAGCCCGGGACGAGCGGGCTGCGGAAGCGCGTGACGGtgttccagcagaaccagcactATGCGGAAAACTTCATCCAGAGCATTATCTCCGTCATCGAGCCGGCCGAGCGCCAGGCGGCCACTCTGGTGGTGGGAGGAGACGGCAGGTTCTTCATGAAAGACGCCATTCAGCTGATCGTTCAGATCGCAGCTGCCAACGGG ATTAATCACCTGGTAATCGGTCAGAATGGCATCATGTCCACCCCAGCAGTCTCCTGTGTGATCCGCAAGATAAAGGCAGTGGGTGGCATAATCCTCACCGCCAGCCACAACCCCGGTGGTCCCAATGGGGATTTTGGCATCAAGTACAACATTTCCAGCGGAG GTCCTGCTCCAGAGGGCATTACAAACAAAATATTTGACATTAGCAAAAACCTGCAGGAGTATCTCATCTGCCCCGAGCTCAAAGTGGATCTGTCCAAGATCGGCAAGCAGACCTTCGAAGTGGACACATTCAAGCCCTTCACAG TGGAAATCGTGGACTCAGTGGAGGCCTATGCTGAGATGCTTCGGGGTATATTTGACTTTGCTGCTTTGAAGGAGCTCCTCTCTGGACCCAATCACATCAACGTACGACTGGATGCTATGCATGGAG TGGTTGGTCCTTACGTGAAGAAGATCGTGTGTGAGGAGCTGGGATCTCCTGCCAACTCTGCAGTTAACTGCGTCCCTCAGGAGGACTTCGGCGGCCACCACCCTGATCCCAACCTGACCTATGCTGCTGACTTGGTCAACACCATGAAGGGCGGCGAGTACGACTTCGGGGCTGCCTTTGACGGCGATGGT GATCGCAACATGGTGCTGGGTAAACATGGCTTCTTTGTGAACCCCTCAGACTCGGTGGCTGTTATCGCTGCCAACATTACCGGCATCCCTTACTTTCAGAAGACGGGTGTTAAAGGACTGGCCCGCAGTATGCCCACCAGTGGAGCGCTGGACAA TGTGGCTAAAGCTCTGAAAATGCAGCTGTATGAGACTCCAACTGGCTGGAAGTTCTTTGGGAATCTGATGGATGCCGGCAAACTGTCACTGTGTGGAGAGGAGAGCTTCGGCACGG GCTCAGACCATATCCGTGAGAAGGATGGCCTCTGGGCGGTGCTTGCATGGTTATCGATCTTGGCAACCAGGAAACAGAGCGTGGAGGAGATCATGAAGGATCACTGGCAGAAGTTTGGCAGAAACTTTTTCACCAG GTACGACTATGAGGAGGTTGACTCGGACGCTGCCAACAAGATGATCAAGGATCTGGAGACGACAATGTTTGACGCCTCCTTTGTTGGCAAGAAGTTCTCCTCTGGTGATAAGACCTATGAGGTGGCCGTCGCCGATAACTTTGCCTACACAGACCCCGTGGATGGAAGTGTGTCCAAAAACCAG GGTCTGCGGATCATCTTCTCTGATGGTTCTAGGATTATTTTCCGCCTCAGCGGTACAGGCAGTGCCGGAGCCACCATCAGACTCTACATAGACAGCTATGAGAAGGACCCTCAGAAAATCTACCAGGATCCACAG GTGATGCTGGCTCCCCTGGTAGACATTGCCCTCAAGGTCTCTCAGCTCCAGGAGAAGACCGGGCGCACTGGGCCCACTGTGATCACATGA